The following proteins are encoded in a genomic region of Natrinema sp. DC36:
- a CDS encoding winged helix-turn-helix domain-containing protein — MNWDNVGYVISSQYRIEIMKRLDEGPKTPSAMAKPNSDIPIAHVSRALTNLREKDLVELLVPEERKKGRVYGLTDEGEAIWEEAKKQVTA, encoded by the coding sequence ATGAATTGGGACAACGTCGGATATGTTATTAGTTCGCAGTACAGAATTGAAATTATGAAGCGGCTGGACGAAGGGCCAAAGACTCCGTCTGCAATGGCGAAACCAAACAGTGACATTCCCATTGCACACGTCTCTCGAGCACTCACTAACCTCCGTGAAAAGGATCTTGTAGAACTGCTCGTCCCAGAGGAGCGGAAGAAAGGACGAGTCTACGGGCTCACTGACGAAGGTGAGGCGATCTGGGAAGAAGCGAAGAAACAGGTAACTGCATGA
- a CDS encoding AAA family ATPase: protein MGGTTQSSGFEGAYELRNFEQTTMNVQQSQDETSVEIEQIQTVNGEPSKIDANVFLFIGLPGTGKTYAAEVAAETLDGTSHEFSDYVRYAYEAETGGETDDNSLGEWAAQKKAEEGADHFARGLCTSLSQGGIPRSKNMCVAGVRSPEEAEAFRERFTNVTAVSIWTLPDIRYDRLEEREGDYSYTTFHERKQRELWEWNCIKFFTDDDYYDYIIPNNFEKDLFENKVNSVCNFVADGFEYEPYTEDPFPDGLSSQHIAQYL from the coding sequence GTGGGTGGCACTACACAGTCTTCGGGTTTTGAAGGCGCGTACGAATTACGAAATTTCGAGCAAACTACCATGAATGTTCAACAGAGCCAAGATGAGACAAGTGTCGAGATCGAGCAGATTCAAACGGTCAATGGGGAACCAAGCAAGATCGATGCGAACGTGTTCCTCTTTATCGGTCTGCCTGGAACGGGGAAGACGTACGCCGCTGAGGTAGCAGCAGAGACCCTCGACGGTACGTCACACGAGTTTTCGGACTACGTTCGGTATGCGTATGAAGCCGAGACGGGTGGCGAGACGGATGATAATTCCCTTGGCGAGTGGGCCGCACAGAAGAAGGCTGAAGAAGGCGCAGACCACTTCGCTCGAGGACTTTGTACGTCTCTGTCTCAAGGCGGGATTCCGCGTTCGAAGAACATGTGCGTGGCGGGTGTGCGGTCGCCAGAAGAGGCTGAAGCGTTTCGAGAGCGGTTCACGAACGTTACTGCCGTGAGTATCTGGACGCTTCCAGACATCCGTTACGATCGTCTTGAGGAACGTGAGGGTGACTACTCCTATACGACGTTCCATGAGCGGAAGCAGCGAGAACTATGGGAGTGGAACTGTATCAAATTCTTCACGGACGACGATTATTACGACTATATCATTCCGAACAATTTCGAGAAGGATCTGTTCGAGAACAAGGTTAATTCGGTTTGTAACTTCGTTGCAGACGGGTTCGAGTACGAACCGTACACCGAAGACCCGTTCCCAGACGGACTCAGCAGCCAACACATCGCGCAGTATCTATGA
- a CDS encoding HNH endonuclease: MDGKQYQKKSVLQRLYVGCGMSDREIAEKYDVSRTLIGHWRRRHGIEGRSMEEYAALRPATFETSEQGYEWWRADTSDDVLRVYVHRLLAVSEHGFDEVTSSDIHHKNGIRWDNRPDNIDVKGVSEHRRHHSEQDRERNESGQYI, from the coding sequence ATGGACGGTAAGCAGTACCAGAAAAAATCGGTACTTCAGAGATTATATGTGGGGTGTGGAATGTCTGACCGTGAGATTGCCGAGAAATATGACGTTTCACGCACTCTGATTGGACATTGGAGGCGGAGACATGGCATTGAGGGTAGAAGTATGGAGGAGTATGCGGCTCTTCGTCCAGCCACCTTTGAAACCAGTGAGCAAGGCTATGAGTGGTGGAGGGCGGACACATCAGACGATGTGCTTCGTGTATATGTACACCGTCTTCTCGCGGTTTCAGAGCATGGCTTTGACGAGGTGACAAGTTCCGACATTCACCACAAAAATGGAATTAGGTGGGACAATAGGCCAGACAATATTGATGTGAAGGGTGTGAGTGAGCACCGACGCCACCATTCTGAACAGGATCGTGAGAGAAATGAAAGCGGTCAGTATATTTAA
- a CDS encoding HD domain-containing protein, translating into MGETELDREEVLRRFPEIEDIDGSECNPHSEIDGDSTDSPSDSDLADEVVNVLTEAPNYFWTAPAASNHHQVEHQSRHGLWLHTKRVCTAFDGLYQSMVNQGFMSDEDVECGRAACIIHDILKYGEPPTSVDGTVNNHDVIAAEWLEANFDLPDKVVDAVESHMGPWGKGDNPTTHLEQMVHIADMTASREGWRIPVKDPHETLEDAFPRVGSR; encoded by the coding sequence ATGGGAGAAACTGAACTGGATCGTGAAGAGGTATTACGACGATTTCCAGAGATCGAGGACATTGACGGTTCCGAGTGTAATCCGCACTCGGAAATTGATGGGGACTCCACCGACTCCCCATCAGATTCTGACCTCGCCGACGAGGTGGTCAACGTCCTTACTGAAGCACCAAATTACTTCTGGACGGCTCCAGCGGCGAGCAACCACCATCAAGTTGAGCACCAGTCTCGTCACGGACTCTGGCTGCATACCAAGCGGGTGTGTACCGCGTTCGACGGACTGTATCAATCGATGGTGAATCAGGGTTTCATGTCCGATGAAGACGTGGAATGCGGGCGAGCGGCGTGTATCATCCATGATATCCTGAAGTATGGTGAGCCGCCTACGTCCGTCGATGGGACGGTTAACAACCATGATGTTATCGCAGCAGAGTGGCTCGAGGCAAACTTCGATTTGCCAGACAAGGTCGTTGACGCTGTCGAGAGTCACATGGGTCCGTGGGGGAAGGGAGATAATCCGACTACCCACCTCGAGCAGATGGTACACATTGCGGACATGACTGCGAGTCGTGAGGGTTGGCGCATTCCCGTTAAAGACCCACATGAAACGCTCGAAGACGCATTTCCTCGAGTTGGTTCACGATGA
- a CDS encoding helix-hairpin-helix domain-containing protein, with product MIENASIIGGGVVVGGIALIAAAARFYRKGGTVEGDVDGDGETEVTFSSPPENDCQAEEATEDDGAEEDSPVPDAILEIEDIETITGIGPTRAETLVENGFETAEDLYNAADEDLLDVDGFGEHAVSQIRGDIGSVEEGNGESDSDEGNGESNESTETESTSTETDESNTSEDDTDGDGSTGDEETETEDDAEDPESEAEADSETESDSEVDGDSADSPSEAVAAE from the coding sequence ATGATCGAAAACGCATCAATCATTGGCGGGGGAGTAGTCGTTGGTGGAATTGCACTAATCGCAGCCGCAGCCCGATTCTACCGTAAGGGCGGTACTGTCGAGGGTGACGTTGATGGGGACGGCGAGACCGAAGTTACGTTCAGTTCGCCGCCAGAAAACGACTGTCAAGCAGAAGAGGCGACTGAAGACGATGGGGCGGAAGAAGACAGTCCCGTTCCAGACGCTATCCTCGAGATTGAGGATATCGAAACTATCACTGGAATCGGTCCTACTCGAGCAGAAACCCTCGTTGAGAACGGCTTCGAGACCGCTGAGGATCTCTACAACGCCGCTGACGAAGACCTTCTCGACGTTGATGGGTTCGGCGAACACGCCGTTTCCCAGATCCGTGGTGACATCGGGAGTGTTGAAGAGGGAAATGGAGAATCTGACTCGGATGAGGGAAATGGAGAATCGAACGAATCCACCGAGACCGAATCCACTTCCACCGAAACGGACGAATCGAATACGTCGGAAGACGATACGGATGGGGATGGGAGTACTGGGGATGAGGAAACTGAAACCGAAGACGACGCTGAAGACCCCGAGTCTGAAGCGGAAGCAGATTCTGAGACTGAATCGGACTCAGAAGTTGACGGAGACTCCGCTGACTCTCCGTCAGAAGCGGTAGCAGCGGAGTAA
- a CDS encoding DUF5758 domain-containing protein, which yields MLGLARSSTVAELKDELEETEQELSRAERRKSTLRRMRDSQREREQDAVESLKAALEAGEFDNLEDESCKVEELDEPRVVWKKGQFYIIELVIPAGETVVHTTDSKKRVSKAYVREFYHKHDGPVVEKETEDRSIHDHSFTYRRGRFVEPDGTLDTQTWRACTRGIHCFATREEAADYFN from the coding sequence ATGTTAGGACTTGCACGTAGTTCGACGGTCGCTGAATTGAAAGACGAACTTGAAGAGACGGAACAGGAACTTAGTCGAGCAGAACGACGAAAGAGCACGCTGCGGCGGATGCGCGATTCGCAGCGAGAGAGGGAGCAAGACGCAGTTGAGTCGCTTAAAGCGGCACTCGAGGCAGGCGAGTTTGACAACCTCGAAGACGAGAGTTGTAAGGTTGAAGAACTGGACGAACCTCGAGTTGTCTGGAAGAAAGGCCAGTTTTATATTATCGAACTGGTGATCCCCGCTGGTGAGACGGTCGTCCATACCACAGACTCGAAAAAGCGGGTTAGCAAAGCCTATGTCCGTGAATTCTACCACAAACACGATGGTCCAGTGGTTGAAAAAGAAACTGAAGACCGATCTATCCACGACCATTCCTTCACTTACCGTCGTGGGAGATTCGTTGAACCAGATGGAACGCTGGATACACAGACGTGGCGTGCATGTACTCGAGGAATTCACTGTTTCGCCACTCGAGAAGAGGCAGCGGACTACTTCAACTGA
- a CDS encoding tyrosine-type recombinase/integrase — protein sequence MAKSNRERYEKYRDRIQSLEQDGVMSSEDCEAILEFLDSADPESALINGDSMSDGTLARYAYTLKRIPELSDFNLSDASEYKINKIMDDIRRGNVDGVKEGGLTSGSVRNHQSTIRKFYKYHDDFNVDPEEIMLFEPNDSSVDERDILTRDEFNAIRKAAQHPRDKALVELLGYTGQRIAAILNLRLKDMKPEDGVFYLNTSDGDMKGAEGARSLLLAEHSVRKWKNNHPCTDDPEAHFICKKNVDQNNGQDLGDKMDHSSIYRLLQNIGERAGVDKPTNPHNFRHTFVTWAKRDKGMDNDTIKHIIGHDPDSTVMETTYAHLTDEDMMKNAEQAVGLIEEEDDSPFVPDNCPACQKPLEGSEQFCPDCGSKVDIDADKDDIEEKLDQFSEDELMEFIQERMMGN from the coding sequence ATGGCAAAGTCAAACCGAGAGAGATACGAGAAATACAGAGATAGAATCCAGTCGTTAGAACAAGACGGTGTCATGTCCTCAGAGGACTGTGAAGCCATACTCGAGTTTCTCGATTCTGCCGATCCAGAAAGTGCGTTAATCAATGGTGATTCCATGTCTGATGGTACATTAGCAAGGTACGCATATACACTAAAACGTATCCCTGAGCTATCTGACTTTAATTTGAGTGATGCATCGGAGTACAAAATAAACAAGATCATGGATGATATACGACGTGGGAATGTCGATGGTGTGAAAGAGGGCGGTCTCACATCTGGATCGGTGCGGAACCACCAGTCCACAATACGGAAGTTCTACAAATACCATGATGATTTTAACGTCGATCCTGAAGAGATCATGCTCTTCGAACCGAATGATAGCTCCGTTGACGAGAGGGATATCCTCACCCGAGACGAATTCAATGCGATACGGAAAGCCGCACAACACCCTCGAGACAAAGCGTTAGTCGAATTGTTGGGATATACGGGACAGCGAATAGCAGCCATTCTCAACCTCCGACTTAAGGACATGAAACCCGAAGATGGAGTGTTTTATCTCAATACAAGTGATGGTGACATGAAGGGGGCTGAGGGGGCCAGATCATTGCTCTTGGCGGAGCACTCTGTAAGAAAGTGGAAGAATAATCACCCGTGTACTGACGACCCAGAAGCTCACTTTATTTGTAAAAAGAATGTCGATCAGAACAATGGTCAGGACTTAGGGGACAAGATGGACCATTCATCCATATACAGATTGCTTCAAAATATTGGTGAGAGAGCGGGGGTGGACAAACCTACCAACCCCCATAACTTCAGACACACGTTTGTTACGTGGGCGAAGAGAGATAAAGGAATGGACAATGATACGATTAAGCATATCATTGGTCATGACCCCGATTCCACCGTCATGGAGACAACATACGCCCATCTCACTGACGAGGATATGATGAAAAATGCTGAGCAGGCTGTAGGACTAATCGAAGAAGAGGACGATAGTCCGTTTGTTCCAGACAACTGTCCAGCGTGTCAGAAACCACTGGAAGGATCAGAACAATTCTGTCCAGACTGTGGGTCAAAAGTAGATATCGATGCGGATAAGGACGATATTGAGGAAAAATTAGACCAGTTCAGCGAAGACGAACTAATGGAGTTTATTCAAGAGAGGATGATGGGCAACTAA
- a CDS encoding MSCRAMM family adhesin SdrC, which translates to MSGRRDDSPSTVALLATIAVVLLVFGAFAMLFAPGMTAGDTTSSSLESDDVSITQSNESESETTTETSTETTTESTTETSTETTTETSTETTTENRLDDTGDDSSTGEPEDDPSSTEDDGPADSDLPSDEESAIDDSSDDEPDLFERVFGDDGSNDEGDEPAGGADESTDEGDPGPPENAGPPDDAGPSDGTDDGPFEGDGPFDGDDEPFDDD; encoded by the coding sequence ATGTCAGGCAGACGTGACGACTCTCCATCGACCGTGGCGTTGCTCGCCACCATCGCAGTCGTCCTGCTCGTGTTCGGAGCGTTCGCGATGCTTTTCGCCCCGGGCATGACGGCGGGCGATACGACCTCCTCGTCGCTCGAGTCCGACGACGTGTCGATCACCCAGTCGAACGAGAGCGAATCCGAGACAACTACTGAAACGTCTACCGAGACAACAACCGAGTCAACCACTGAAACGTCCACTGAGACGACTACCGAAACGTCCACCGAGACGACTACCGAGAACCGACTCGACGACACCGGCGACGACAGTTCGACCGGTGAGCCTGAAGACGATCCGTCGTCGACCGAGGACGATGGCCCAGCCGATTCCGACCTGCCGAGTGACGAGGAGTCCGCCATCGACGACTCGTCCGACGACGAACCCGATCTATTCGAGCGGGTATTCGGAGACGACGGATCGAACGACGAGGGCGACGAACCAGCCGGCGGAGCGGACGAATCCACTGATGAAGGCGACCCCGGACCGCCCGAGAACGCCGGCCCGCCTGACGATGCGGGTCCATCGGATGGCACTGATGACGGACCGTTCGAGGGCGACGGGCCGTTCGACGGTGATGACGAACCGTTCGACGACGACTGA
- a CDS encoding SDR family oxidoreductase, translated as MPSTALVTGCSTGIGYETARALLADGWRVYATARDSDRNGLEDLSDRGAEIAAMDLTDPEAIERVVARVRDEDGGVDCLVNNAGYGQFGPVEDVPTSLLERQFAVHCFGPHRLIRAVLPGMRERGRGRIVNVTSAADRLALAGIGGYTASKWALASLSDALRQELVGSDVEVVVVQPGVVATPFYDGALRAIDDAAATARSPSRSDVDAEGTTDERRNRSVVRPTQYTDLYRVLRRVRAVEGGGPLINEPDRVAATIREAATVPNPDTHYRVGPVPLLGSLYGTLVPAAIRDRLTRVGIRLAATEPVLDLLERRTPDADSERYP; from the coding sequence ATGCCTTCGACCGCCCTCGTGACCGGCTGTTCCACCGGCATCGGCTACGAAACGGCCCGTGCGCTACTGGCCGACGGCTGGCGCGTCTACGCGACCGCTCGAGACAGCGATCGGAACGGTCTCGAGGACCTGTCTGACCGCGGTGCCGAGATCGCGGCGATGGACCTGACCGATCCCGAGGCCATCGAGCGCGTCGTCGCTCGCGTCCGCGACGAGGACGGCGGCGTCGACTGCCTCGTCAACAACGCGGGGTACGGCCAGTTCGGGCCGGTCGAAGACGTACCGACGAGCCTGCTCGAGCGCCAGTTCGCCGTCCACTGTTTCGGGCCCCACCGGCTGATTCGAGCGGTCCTGCCGGGAATGCGCGAGCGGGGCCGCGGCCGGATCGTCAACGTCACCAGCGCCGCGGATCGCCTCGCGCTCGCCGGCATCGGCGGCTACACCGCCTCGAAGTGGGCGCTCGCGAGCCTCAGCGACGCGCTCCGACAGGAGCTGGTCGGCTCGGACGTCGAGGTCGTCGTCGTCCAGCCCGGCGTCGTCGCAACGCCGTTCTACGACGGCGCCCTGCGGGCGATCGACGACGCGGCTGCGACCGCGCGATCACCGTCGCGCTCCGACGTCGACGCGGAGGGAACCACGGACGAACGCCGAAACAGGAGTGTCGTCAGACCCACGCAGTACACCGATCTCTATCGCGTTCTCCGGCGAGTCCGCGCCGTCGAGGGCGGCGGTCCGCTGATCAACGAGCCCGATCGAGTCGCCGCGACGATTCGGGAGGCCGCCACCGTCCCGAACCCCGACACGCACTACCGCGTCGGTCCGGTTCCGCTCCTCGGATCGCTCTACGGCACGCTCGTTCCCGCCGCGATCCGAGATCGGCTGACGCGAGTCGGGATTCGACTGGCCGCGACCGAACCCGTCCTGGACCTGCTCGAGCGACGCACACCCGACGCCGATTCGGAGCGGTATCCGTAA
- a CDS encoding SPW repeat protein, whose product MSESAADDPTTGEAHARGRGEPAGQRWLSGIVSLIGLWLAVSPLVYETADSVLWNNLLIGGAIVVFAGYNYYRITNGHSTSTGVMSLAALLALWLVVSQWAIAGQFALGGLEEASEGQLWSNVVSGSVAAVLSAYIAYAGDREVSRQAATGT is encoded by the coding sequence ATGAGCGAGTCCGCGGCCGACGACCCGACGACCGGCGAAGCGCACGCTCGCGGACGGGGTGAACCGGCCGGCCAGCGGTGGCTGAGCGGGATCGTCTCCCTGATCGGGCTGTGGCTGGCCGTCTCGCCGCTGGTCTACGAGACGGCCGACTCCGTGCTGTGGAACAACCTGTTGATCGGCGGCGCGATCGTCGTGTTCGCGGGCTACAACTACTACCGGATCACCAACGGTCACTCCACCAGTACCGGCGTGATGTCGCTGGCCGCCCTGCTAGCGCTGTGGCTCGTCGTCTCCCAATGGGCGATCGCCGGGCAGTTCGCGCTGGGCGGCCTCGAGGAAGCGAGCGAGGGCCAACTCTGGAGTAACGTCGTCTCCGGGTCGGTGGCCGCGGTACTGTCGGCGTACATCGCGTACGCCGGGGACCGCGAGGTCTCGAGGCAGGCGGCCACCGGAACGTGA